The genomic interval CTCGTGCTTGAACATGTCCTCGCGCAGGTCGTCCAGCTGCACGACGCCGAGCAGACGTCCGAAATTGTCGATCACGGGGAAGATGTTGCGGCGGGCCGTGGAGATGATGTGGACGATGTCGCCGAGGGTCATGTTCTCCTTGATGCGCAGGAAGTCGGTCTCCATCAGTTCGTCGAGTTTCAGGAAGACGAAGACCGACTGATCCTTGTCGTGGGTCAGCAGTTCGCCCTTCTGGCGCAGCTGCTTGGTGTAGATCGAGTCGGGATCGAGGTAGTAGTTCACGGCGAAGGAGATGCAGGCGGTTGTCATCAGGGGGATGAAGAGCCCGTAGCCGTTGGAGAGTTCGGCGATGAGGAAGATCGAGGTCAGCGGGGCGTTCATCACGCCGGCCATCACGCCGGCCATGCCGACGAGTGTAAAGGATACGATCGAGATGTTCCAGTGGAACAGGATGTTGCAGACGAGGGCCAGGGATGCCCCGGTGAAGGCTCCGACGAACAGCGACGGCGCGAAGGTTCCGCCGACGCCCCCCGCGGCATTGGTCGAAGCCATGGCGATGACCTTGAAGAACATCGTGGCGATGACGAAGAGGATGACGACCCAGTCGATGTTGCGGAAGCGGTAGAAGAGCGAGTTGTTGAAGAGCTCCTGGGCATTGCCGTGCATCAGGGAGGTGAAACCCTCGTATCCTTCGCCGTAGAGGGGCGGGAAGATGAAGATCAGGATGCCGAGGATGGCTCCGCCCCAGATCCATTTCTTGTATTGCCGGTCGATTTTCTTGAAGAATCCGCCGATGCGGGAGTTCATCGATGTAAAGTACCAGGCCATGAGTCCGCACAGCACGCCGAGGAGGATGAACAGCGGGATCTGCCACAGTTCGAAGGCATCCTCGGGGGCGAGCGTCACGGCCAGAATGGGGTCGAAGCCGCGGAGCATGAAGGCCATGGTGGTGGCGGTGATCGATGCGATGAGCAGGGGGATGACCGACGCGGCGGTGATGTCGAGCATGAGGATCTCCAGGACGAAGACCACACCGGTGATCGGGGCCTTGAAGATGGCCGCGAGGGCGGCACCCGCTCCGCAGCAGAGCAGCAGCGTGGTGTGCTTGTAGTTGAGGCGTGCGAGGCGTCCGATGTTCGATCCGATGGCGGCGCCGGTGAGGACGATCGGGGCCTCGGGTCCCACCGAACCTCCGAATCCGATGGTCGTGGCGCCTCCGACGACCGACGTCCAGCAGTTGTGCGCGGCGATGCGGGAGTTGCGGCGCGACATGGCGTAGAGGACACGGGTGACGCCCTCGGAGATGTTGTCGCGGACGATGTACCGGACGAAGAGCGTGGCCAGGATGATACCCACGGCGGGGTAGATCAGGAAGAGGAAGTGTGCGCTGTCGACGGGGAACCAGTTTGTCAGTCCGGTTTTGATCGCATAGAGCAGGATCTCGAAGAGGTAGGTCCCCAGTCCGGCGAGCACACCGACCACCACCGCCAGCAACATCATCATCTGGCGGTTCGAGAGCCTGCGGGTCAGCCGCAGGAAGGCGGCGTAGATGCGGTCGGCGCGGATTTCCATGGGACGGCGCGGCGGGTGGATCAGCGTTCGGAGCCGACGGTGTACTGCCGGGCCTGTGCGGCGATGAGCTCCCCGTCGTCGAAGTAGTCGATCTTCATGGCGTGGCGTACGTCCGCGAGGGTCTCGGCAGCTGCGGCGCGGGCCGTTTCGGAACCCCGGCGGAGGATGTCGTAGACCTCGCCGATGCGGGCCTCGTAGTAGTGGCGGCGTTCGCGGATCGGATCGAGGGTCTCGTTGAGGATGGCGATGAGCAGACGCTTGACCTTCACGTCGCCGAGGCCTCCGCGGCGGTAGTGGGCCTTCAGTTCGTCGAGCGAGGCGTAGTCGGGGAGGTACTTGGCGAAGTGTTCCGGGCGGCTGAAGGCGTCGAGGTAGGTAAAGACCGTGTTGCCTTCGACCTTGCCGGGATCTTCGACGCGCAGGTGGTCCGGATCGGTGTACATGCCCATGACCTTCTTCTTGACCTCGTCGGCCGTGTCGGAGAGGTAGATGCAGTTCCCGAGCGATTTGGACATCTTGGCCTTGCCGTCGGTGCCGGGCAGGCGCAGGCAGGCGGCGTTGTCGGGCAGGAGGATTTCGGGCATGGTGAGCGTTTCGCCGTAGACCGTGTTGAACTTATGCACGATTTCGCGGGTCTGCTCGATCATCGGCTCCTGGTCCTCACCCACGGGGACGGTTGTGGCCCGGAAGGCGGTGATGTCCGACGCCTGGCTGATGGGGTAGGTGAAGAATCCGACGGGGATTCCCTGACGCTGGGTGGTGTCGCCCTCAACGGCCCCCTCGGCGAATCCGCGCATCTGGATCTCGGCCTTGACGGTGGGGTTGCGCTGCAGGCGCTGCACCGTGACGAGGTTCATGTAGTAGAAGGCCAGCTCGCACAGTTCGGGAACCTGCGACTGGATGAAAAGGGTCGATTTTGCGGGGTCGAGACCGACGGATAGGTAGTCCAGGGCCACCTCGATGATGTTCTGGCGCACCTTTTCGGGGTTGTCGGCGTTGTCGGTGAGGGCCTGTGCGTCGGCGATCATGATGAAGATCCGGTCGAATTCTCCGGAGTTCTGGAGTTCCACGCGGCGCCGGAGCGAGCCGACGAAGTGTCCGAGGTGCAGCCGGCCCGTGGGGCGGTCGCCGGTGAGTATGATTTTAGCCATATTCAGAATATTGTACATTTTAACGGCAAACATACGAAAAAGCGGGCGGGCGACCTAAAAAAGTTGTGGGATATAGATTAATTTTATATCTTTGTTCAAGGAAATAAACGTCTGTTATGACCATCATTCAACTCGAATACCTGTTGGCGGTAGCCAACTGCGGCAGTTTTTCGCAGGCTGCCGAGCACTGTTTCGTGACGCAGCCGTCGCTGAGTATGCAGATCAAGTCGCTGGAGGAGGAGTTGGGCGTAGTGCTGCTGGACCGTTCGAAGAAACCGGTAATCCCGACGGAGGCGGGCGCTGCGGTGCTGGAGCAGGCGCGTGAGACGCTCAAGGCCTACAACTACATCCGGGAGGTGGTTGCCGAATTGAAGGGCGAGACGGCCGGGAAACTGCGTCTGGGTGTGATCCCGACGATTGCGCCCTACCTGCTCCACAAGTTCATTCCGACCTTTGTGCGGGAGTACCCGAAGGTGGAGCTGGAGATCTCGGAGATGATCACTTCGGAGATCGTCGAGGCGCTGAAGCGCGACCGGATCGACGCGGCGCTGGTGGCGAGCGGCACGTGCGGGGAGGGGATCTTCGAGCAGGAACTTTTCAACGACCGTTTTTATGCGTATGTATCCCCGGAAAACCCGCTCTACGAACGGCAGAACATCCGCATCGAGGATATCGACCTGAAGGACCTGGTGATCCTGAGTCCGGGCAACTGTATGCGGGACCAGATCATCGAGCTGTGCCAGGCGCGTCGTTCGATGCCGACGCACTATTCGTTCGAATCGGGTTCGCTGGACACGCTGATGCGGATCGTGGACTGCACGTCGTGCCTGACGATCATTCCGGAGATGTCGATCGAGTATATTCCGGCGGACCACCGCGACCGGCTGAAGACGCTGGCCAAGGGTGCGATGTCGCGCAAGATCGCCGTGGCGGTGCGTCGCACGTATGTCAAGAACTCGATTATCCGGGTCCTGACGGAGACGATCCTCTCGTGCGTGGAGCAGTCGCGTTCGTGAACCCGGATGCGAAGGATGTCCGATGCTCCGGAAAAGTTGAAAATCCCCGATACGTCAGGTCGTATCGGGGATTTTTCGAAAAGCCGGAGCCGATTGTACCCGGTTTTTTGTCTGTGGTTTGTGACGGAAGCTCGCAATCGGTTTTTCTTCTGCCGCTTGCCGACGGTTTGGATGGATGCAATGTGTTTTTTTGCCGGTAATTTTCAAATATCATTCTCTTTTCGTACCTTTGCAAGGTTATAGACACCTACATGGAAATTTATGGACAAACTGATCGAAACGATCGTCAGCGCGATTGAAGATAAAAAAGGGAAAAATATCGTATCGTTGGACCTCTCGGGCTTCGACGGGGCCATCTGTTCTCATTTCGTGGTCTGCAACGCGGATTCCACGACGCAGGTGGCGGCCATAGCCGACGGCATCGAGGAGAAGGTGCTCGAAACGCTGGGCGAAAAGGTCTGGCGCATCGAGGGGCAGCAGAATGCCCTGTGGATCGCCATGGACTATGTAGACGTTGTGGTTCACATCTTCCAGACGGAGCTGCGCAGCTTCTACCGGCTTGAGGAGCTGTGGGCCGATGCCCCGATGGTGAAATACGAATACGAAGCGTAAAAACTTATGGCACAGAATCTGAACAAACGTAGCAATAATCCGAAAATGAACATGCCCCGGTTCTCGCTGTTGTGGGTCTACGGGGTGATTGCGGCGCTGATCGTGGGCTACTACCTGTTCAACCCGTCGGGCGAGCAGCCCGTCGAGAGTAACTGGACGACGGTCGAGCCGATGGTCGAGGCCGGGGATGTGGAGAAGATCCTGGTGGTGAACAAGGACCAGGCCCAGGTTTTTCTGAAACGGGAATCCGTTGCGAAATACCGCAGCGATTCGCTCGATAAGCGCTTCCGGCGGCTGCCGGAGAGCGGTCCGCAGCTGATCTTTACGATCGGTTCGGTGGATTCGTTCCGCGAGGACCTGAATGCAGCCGAATCCCGCTCGGGGGCGAGTGTCCCGGTGGAGTACGACAACCGGGACGACGGCTGGACCTCGCTGCTGGTGAATCTGCTGCCGTGGGTGCTGATCATCGGGGTGTGGATCTTCATCATGCGTTCGATGGCCCGCGGGGCGGGTGCCGGGGGCGGAGGCGGCATCATGAATGTCGGCAAGGCCAAGGCGCAGGTCTTCGACAAGGACAACTCCAAGCGGGTGACGTTCAAGGATGTGGCCGGCCTGGAGGAGGCCAAGGTCGAGATCATGGAGATCGTCGACTTCCTGAAGAAGGCCGACAAATACAAGGAACTGGGCGCCAAAATCCCGAAAGGGGCGCTGCTCGTGGGCCCTCCGGGCACGGGTAAGACGCTGCTGGCGAAGGCCGTGGCGGGCGAGGCGAATGTTCCGTTTCTCTCGATTTCGGGTTCGGATTTTGTGGAGATGTTCGTGGGCGTGGGGGCGTCGCGCGTGCGCGACCTCTTCGAGCAGGCCAAGCAGAAAGCCCCGTGCATCGTCTTCATCGACGAGATCGACGCCATCGGCCGGGCGCGCGGCAAGAATGCCGGCTTCTCGGGCAACGACGAGCGTGAAAATACGCTGAACCAGCTGCTCACGGAGATGGACGGTTTCCAGACCAATACGGGCGTGATCGTGCTGGCGGCAACCAACCGCGCCGACATCCTGGACAAGGCGCTGATGCGGGCCGGGCGTTTCGACCGCCAGATCGAGGTAGGGCTTCCCGACGTGAAGGAGCGCGAGGAGATCTTCGAGGTGCACCTGCGCCCGTTGAAACTCGACCCGGCGCTGGACCGTTCGTTCCTGGCGCGCCAGACCCCGGGCTTCTCGGGCGCCGACATCGCCAACGTTTGCAACGAGGCGGCCCTGATCGCGGCCCGCCACAACAAGAAATACATCTCCAAGGAGGACTTCCTGGCGGCCATCGACCGGATCATCGGCGGCCTGGAGCGCAAGAACAAGATCATTACCGACGAGGAGAAGCGCGTGATCGCCTATCACGAGGCGGGCCATGCCACGGTAAGCTGGATTCTCGAAAATGCCAGTCCGCTGATCAAGGTGACGATCATCCCGCGCGGGAAGGCGCTGGGTGCCGCGTGGTACCTGCCCGAGGAGCGTCAGATCACCACGCGCGAGCAGCTGATGGACGAACTGGCGGCGACGCTGGGCGGGCGCGTGTCGGAGCAGCTGACCTTCGGGGAGGTGTCGACCGGGGCGTTGAACGACCTGGAGCGCGTCACCAAACAGGCTTACGCCATGGTGGCCTACTACGGCATGAGCGAAGAGGTCGGGACGCTGTCGTATTACGACTCGACGGGCCAGAGCGACATGTCCTTTACGAAGCCCTACTCCGAGAAGACGGCGCAGCAGATCGACGCCGAAGCCCGGGCGGTGATCGACCGGGCCTACGGGATGGCCGAAAAGGTGCTGAAGGAGCACCGCGACGGCCTAAAGGAGTTGGCGGAACTGCTTCTGCAGCGCGAGGTGGTCTTTACGGAGGATGTGGAGCGGATTTTCGGCAAGCGCAAGAAGGATATCGAGCACGAGCGGCGTGAGGCTGCGGCGAAAGCCGGGGCGGAAGGCGCCTCGTCGGAGGCTTCGGCGCCGTCCGCCGATGAAAAGCGCTCCGGAACGCAGAATGCTGCCGTCTCGGCCGCGGGGACCCCGGAGCAGCCGGGCGTGAAGAACCCGTCAGGCCCGGAATCCGTCTCATCGAGCGATTCGAAACAGAAGGCGTGAAACTTGTTAGACCTTTGAAAACCGATGAGTGAAAAGATGAAGAACCTGGGGGTCCGCACGTTGAGCGGTGCGGTGCTCGCGGTGGTGGTTCTGGGTGCCATCCTCTGGTCTCAGTGGAGTTTCGGACTCCTGCTGGGGGTACTGCTGGTCTGCGGCATGATGGAGTTTTACTCCCTGGCCGGAAAACGGGGCCGCCGCCCGCAGCGGTTTGTCGGACTTGTGGCGGGTCTTGTGCTCTTTGCCCTGAATTTCGCCTTCGTCAGCGACGACATCCAGATCCTGGGTTCCGCCAACCGGGCCTTCGGCTGCGGAATGGCCTTTCTGCTGCTGCTGTTGCCCGTGATGTTCATCTGCGAACTCTACCGACGGGGCGAGGATCCCGCGGGCAATATCGCCACGACCCTGCTGGGTCTGGTTTACGTGGCGATGCCGCTGTCGCTGATGTGCTACTTCCCGATCATTGCCAGCGAGACCTGGAGCCCCTGGGTGATGCTCTTCTACATCTTCATCATCTGGGCGAACGACGTCTTCGCCTACCTGGTGGGGATGTCGGTCGGCCGCCACCGCCTTTGCGAACGCCTTTCGCCCAAGAAGTCGTGGGAAGGCTTCTTCGGCGGGGTCATCGGGGCCGTGGCGATGGGACTGCTCGCCGCCCGGGTGCTGGAGGACAGCTATGCGGCGTGGGCCGGTCTGGCCCTCGTGGCTTCGGTCACGGGGGTGCTGGGCGACCTGGTGGAGTCGATGTTCAAGCGGGCCGCGGGTGTCAAGGATTCGGGTACGCTGATTCCGGGGCACGGAGGTGTCCTGGACCGTTTCGACGCCATGCTGCTATCGGCGCCCTTCGTCTTCGTCTATATGCTTTTCGTCATGTAACCGCAAACCTTACCTATTATGAGAATCAACAAGGAAGGATACAAGATTATCGGCATTTCGGGGGCCGTCTGCCTTCTGATCTGGTGGTTTTTCTACCGGATGCTGGTCAATGAATCGGGTGTCGCCTTGCTGTGGGGCGGTACGATATTCCTGCTGCTGTTCTGGTTCTTCATCGTGGCGTTCTTCCGCGAGCCGCGGCGGGTGCGGATCCATGATGCCGATCTGGTCTTTGCGCCGTGCGACGGCCGCGTGGTGGTGACCGAGGTGGTGAAGGAGACCGAATACCTCCAGGAGGAGATGCTGCAGATCTCGATCTTCATGTCGATCACGAACGTCCACATGAACTGGGTTCCGGTGGGCGGTGTCGTGGAGTATTTCAAATACCATCCGGGCCGTTTCCTGGTGGCCTGGCATCCGAAGTCGTCGACCGAGAACGAGCGGACGACCACGGTGGTGAAGATGCCTACGGGCCAGCGGGTGCTGTTCCGTCAGGTGGCGGGTCTGATCGCCCGGCGGATCATCTCCTACATGAAGGTCGGCAATCCCGTGGAGCAGAACAGCGTCTGCGGGTTCATCAAGTTCGGCTCACGGGTCGACATCCTGATTCCGAAGGATAGCGAGCTGCTGGTCGAGATCGGCGACCCGACGGTGGGCTCGCAGACGCCGATCGCGCGGCTGCGCAAGGTGGTGGATAACCAATAACCGGAAACCATGCAAACGACGCCTCAGACGGTTCTGAAATTCATCGTGGGCGCGGCGATCGCTACGGCCGTGCTCTTTCTGGTGTGGTATTTCTCGTCGATCGTCGTCTATATTCTGGTCTCGGCGGTGCTGGCCGTGATGGGGCGCCCGCTGGTGAAACGCCTCTCGGGGGTGCATATCCGCGGTTGGCAGATCCCGCGCTGGCTGGCGGCCCTGGTGACGCTGGTTGTGATCTGGGCGATCTTCGCGGCCTGCTTCTCGCTCTTCGTGCCGCTGGTCTTCAACAAGATCAACCAGTTCGCCCATGTGGACTTCGCGGCCGTCATGGCGAGTATCGGCGAACCCCTGGCTCGTGCGCAACTCGACCTGCAGCACCTTTTCTCCCTGCCCGAAAGCACCTTTTCGCTCTCCGAGGAGCTGACCGATGCCCTGCGGGGAATCATCGACTTCGATTCGCTCAACCTGATCTTCTCGTCGATCGTCAACCTGGTGATCTCGTCGGTGATCGCGATCTTCTCGATTTCGTTTATCACCTTCTTCTTCCTCAAGGAGGAGGGGCTTTTCTATGCAATGGTGACTTCGGTTTTCCCGGAGCACTACCATGAAAACATCACCCGGGCGCTGGATTCGGTGACGCTGCTGCTGGCCCGCTACTTTACGGGCATCCTGTCGGAGAGCCTGCTGCTGACGATTGCCGTGTCGCTGGTGATGATGACCTTCGGGATGAAGACCGTGGATGCCGCCTTCATCGGCCTGACGATGGGCATCATGAACGTCGTACCCTATGCGGGCCCGCTGATCGGCGGGATCTTCTCGGTCTTCGTGGGGATTGTGACGCCGATCGAGGGGATGCCCGTGGGGCATACGGTGCTGGTCATCATCTGCTCGCTGCTGGTCATCAAGGGGCTGGACGATTTCGTGCTGCAGCCGACACTCTATTCGGAACGGGTCAAGGCCCATCCGCTGGAGGTCTTTCTGGTGATCCTGATTGCGGGATCGCTGGCCGGGATCGTGGGGATGCTGTTGGCGATACCCTCCTATACGGTGCTGCGGGTCTTCGCCAAGGAGTTCTTCTCGCAGTTCAGTCTGGTGCGCAAACTGACGGAAAAAATCTGACGATGGAGCGTGTGATCGAGGGGGCGGAAAGAGATGCCGGGGCCGGGAAACACGGAGCCGGGAAACACGGGGCCGGGACGCGGGAAGCTGCTCCCGAAAGGCGCGTGATCGAAGGAGTGGTGGAGCATGGGCAGCGTTTGGGCCGCGAACTGGGTTTCCCGACGGCGAACCTGGCGGTTCCTGCCGGTTTTCCGCTTTCGGACGGGGTCTACCGTTCGCGTGCGGAAGTCGAGGGGCGCTGGTACGACAGCATGTCGAACCTGGGCTGCAACCCTACGGTAGGGGGCGGTAAACGGCGCCTGGAGACCCATATTTTCGGTTTTGCGGGCGAGCTTTACGGCAGCCGCCTGCGGGTGGAGTTGCTGGAAAAGATCCGCGACGAGCGGCGTTTCTCTACGCTGGAGGAGCTGCAGGCGCAGATCGCCGAGGACCGGGCGACGGTGTTGCATCTCCTGGGGAAATGACGGAAGGGGAGCCTTCGGATGGGCATTCCGCACAACCGCGCAGCTCCCGCAAAAGAGGATTTACCTAAAAAAAGAAAAAGCATATGTTTTTGGACAACACGCTTCCCTACAAGGTAGCCGACCTGTCGCTGGCCGAGTGGGGACGCAAGGAGATCGAGATCTCCGAACACGAAATGCCGGGCCTGATGGCCGTTCGCCGTAAATACGGGCCCCGGAAGCCGCTGAAAGGGGTGCGGATCATGGGATCGCTGCACATGACGATCCAGACGGCGGTGCTGATCGAGACGCTCGTGGAGCTGGGCGCCGAGGTGCGCTGGTGCTCGTGCAACATCTTCTCGACGCAGGACCACGCTGCGGCGGCCATTGCGAAGGCCGGGGTTCCGGTCTTCGCGTGGAAGGGCGAGACGCTGCCCGAATACTGGTGGTGCACGGCGATGGCGATGTCGTTCCCGGGCGGCAAGGGCCCGCAGCTGATCGTCGATGACGGCGGTGACGCCACGCTGCTGATCCACAAGGGCTACAAGGCCGAGAACGACGCCGCGACGCTCGACTACGCTCCCTCGTCCTATGAGGAGGAGGTCATCCTCGACACCTTGAAGCGGATTCTGGCCGAGGACCCGCAGAAGTGGCACCGCACGGTGGCCGAATGGAAGGGCGTGAGCGAGGAGACCACGACGGGCGTGCACCGCCTCTACCAGATGCAGGCCGCCGGAGAGCTGCTCGTTCCGGCGATCAACGTGAACGACTCCTGCACGAAGTCGAAGTTCGACAACCTCTACGGGTGCCGCGAGTCGCTGGCCGACGGCATCAAGCGCGCGACGGACGTGATGATTGCCGGGAAGGTGGTCGTCGTGTGCG from uncultured Alistipes sp. carries:
- a CDS encoding chloride channel protein: MEIRADRIYAAFLRLTRRLSNRQMMMLLAVVVGVLAGLGTYLFEILLYAIKTGLTNWFPVDSAHFLFLIYPAVGIILATLFVRYIVRDNISEGVTRVLYAMSRRNSRIAAHNCWTSVVGGATTIGFGGSVGPEAPIVLTGAAIGSNIGRLARLNYKHTTLLLCCGAGAALAAIFKAPITGVVFVLEILMLDITAASVIPLLIASITATTMAFMLRGFDPILAVTLAPEDAFELWQIPLFILLGVLCGLMAWYFTSMNSRIGGFFKKIDRQYKKWIWGGAILGILIFIFPPLYGEGYEGFTSLMHGNAQELFNNSLFYRFRNIDWVVILFVIATMFFKVIAMASTNAAGGVGGTFAPSLFVGAFTGASLALVCNILFHWNISIVSFTLVGMAGVMAGVMNAPLTSIFLIAELSNGYGLFIPLMTTACISFAVNYYLDPDSIYTKQLRQKGELLTHDKDQSVFVFLKLDELMETDFLRIKENMTLGDIVHIISTARRNIFPVIDNFGRLLGVVQLDDLREDMFKHEKYGHPISDYMIPPPDKILEHESIQSVMEKFEDKHTWMLPVVDKQNHYRGFISKSRILNAYREQLVKIQQ
- the trpS gene encoding tryptophan--tRNA ligase gives rise to the protein MAKIILTGDRPTGRLHLGHFVGSLRRRVELQNSGEFDRIFIMIADAQALTDNADNPEKVRQNIIEVALDYLSVGLDPAKSTLFIQSQVPELCELAFYYMNLVTVQRLQRNPTVKAEIQMRGFAEGAVEGDTTQRQGIPVGFFTYPISQASDITAFRATTVPVGEDQEPMIEQTREIVHKFNTVYGETLTMPEILLPDNAACLRLPGTDGKAKMSKSLGNCIYLSDTADEVKKKVMGMYTDPDHLRVEDPGKVEGNTVFTYLDAFSRPEHFAKYLPDYASLDELKAHYRRGGLGDVKVKRLLIAILNETLDPIRERRHYYEARIGEVYDILRRGSETARAAAAETLADVRHAMKIDYFDDGELIAAQARQYTVGSER
- a CDS encoding hydrogen peroxide-inducible genes activator; the protein is MTIIQLEYLLAVANCGSFSQAAEHCFVTQPSLSMQIKSLEEELGVVLLDRSKKPVIPTEAGAAVLEQARETLKAYNYIREVVAELKGETAGKLRLGVIPTIAPYLLHKFIPTFVREYPKVELEISEMITSEIVEALKRDRIDAALVASGTCGEGIFEQELFNDRFYAYVSPENPLYERQNIRIEDIDLKDLVILSPGNCMRDQIIELCQARRSMPTHYSFESGSLDTLMRIVDCTSCLTIIPEMSIEYIPADHRDRLKTLAKGAMSRKIAVAVRRTYVKNSIIRVLTETILSCVEQSRS
- the rsfS gene encoding ribosome silencing factor — encoded protein: MDKLIETIVSAIEDKKGKNIVSLDLSGFDGAICSHFVVCNADSTTQVAAIADGIEEKVLETLGEKVWRIEGQQNALWIAMDYVDVVVHIFQTELRSFYRLEELWADAPMVKYEYEA
- the ftsH gene encoding ATP-dependent zinc metalloprotease FtsH, coding for MAQNLNKRSNNPKMNMPRFSLLWVYGVIAALIVGYYLFNPSGEQPVESNWTTVEPMVEAGDVEKILVVNKDQAQVFLKRESVAKYRSDSLDKRFRRLPESGPQLIFTIGSVDSFREDLNAAESRSGASVPVEYDNRDDGWTSLLVNLLPWVLIIGVWIFIMRSMARGAGAGGGGGIMNVGKAKAQVFDKDNSKRVTFKDVAGLEEAKVEIMEIVDFLKKADKYKELGAKIPKGALLVGPPGTGKTLLAKAVAGEANVPFLSISGSDFVEMFVGVGASRVRDLFEQAKQKAPCIVFIDEIDAIGRARGKNAGFSGNDERENTLNQLLTEMDGFQTNTGVIVLAATNRADILDKALMRAGRFDRQIEVGLPDVKEREEIFEVHLRPLKLDPALDRSFLARQTPGFSGADIANVCNEAALIAARHNKKYISKEDFLAAIDRIIGGLERKNKIITDEEKRVIAYHEAGHATVSWILENASPLIKVTIIPRGKALGAAWYLPEERQITTREQLMDELAATLGGRVSEQLTFGEVSTGALNDLERVTKQAYAMVAYYGMSEEVGTLSYYDSTGQSDMSFTKPYSEKTAQQIDAEARAVIDRAYGMAEKVLKEHRDGLKELAELLLQREVVFTEDVERIFGKRKKDIEHERREAAAKAGAEGASSEASAPSADEKRSGTQNAAVSAAGTPEQPGVKNPSGPESVSSSDSKQKA
- a CDS encoding phosphatidate cytidylyltransferase; translated protein: MSEKMKNLGVRTLSGAVLAVVVLGAILWSQWSFGLLLGVLLVCGMMEFYSLAGKRGRRPQRFVGLVAGLVLFALNFAFVSDDIQILGSANRAFGCGMAFLLLLLPVMFICELYRRGEDPAGNIATTLLGLVYVAMPLSLMCYFPIIASETWSPWVMLFYIFIIWANDVFAYLVGMSVGRHRLCERLSPKKSWEGFFGGVIGAVAMGLLAARVLEDSYAAWAGLALVASVTGVLGDLVESMFKRAAGVKDSGTLIPGHGGVLDRFDAMLLSAPFVFVYMLFVM
- a CDS encoding phosphatidylserine decarboxylase family protein, translating into MRINKEGYKIIGISGAVCLLIWWFFYRMLVNESGVALLWGGTIFLLLFWFFIVAFFREPRRVRIHDADLVFAPCDGRVVVTEVVKETEYLQEEMLQISIFMSITNVHMNWVPVGGVVEYFKYHPGRFLVAWHPKSSTENERTTTVVKMPTGQRVLFRQVAGLIARRIISYMKVGNPVEQNSVCGFIKFGSRVDILIPKDSELLVEIGDPTVGSQTPIARLRKVVDNQ
- a CDS encoding AI-2E family transporter, with product MQTTPQTVLKFIVGAAIATAVLFLVWYFSSIVVYILVSAVLAVMGRPLVKRLSGVHIRGWQIPRWLAALVTLVVIWAIFAACFSLFVPLVFNKINQFAHVDFAAVMASIGEPLARAQLDLQHLFSLPESTFSLSEELTDALRGIIDFDSLNLIFSSIVNLVISSVIAIFSISFITFFFLKEEGLFYAMVTSVFPEHYHENITRALDSVTLLLARYFTGILSESLLLTIAVSLVMMTFGMKTVDAAFIGLTMGIMNVVPYAGPLIGGIFSVFVGIVTPIEGMPVGHTVLVIICSLLVIKGLDDFVLQPTLYSERVKAHPLEVFLVILIAGSLAGIVGMLLAIPSYTVLRVFAKEFFSQFSLVRKLTEKI
- a CDS encoding riboflavin kinase, with protein sequence MERVIEGAERDAGAGKHGAGKHGAGTREAAPERRVIEGVVEHGQRLGRELGFPTANLAVPAGFPLSDGVYRSRAEVEGRWYDSMSNLGCNPTVGGGKRRLETHIFGFAGELYGSRLRVELLEKIRDERRFSTLEELQAQIAEDRATVLHLLGK
- the ahcY gene encoding adenosylhomocysteinase, whose translation is MFLDNTLPYKVADLSLAEWGRKEIEISEHEMPGLMAVRRKYGPRKPLKGVRIMGSLHMTIQTAVLIETLVELGAEVRWCSCNIFSTQDHAAAAIAKAGVPVFAWKGETLPEYWWCTAMAMSFPGGKGPQLIVDDGGDATLLIHKGYKAENDAATLDYAPSSYEEEVILDTLKRILAEDPQKWHRTVAEWKGVSEETTTGVHRLYQMQAAGELLVPAINVNDSCTKSKFDNLYGCRESLADGIKRATDVMIAGKVVVVCGYGDVGKGCARSMRSYGARVIVTEIDPICALQAAMEGFEVKTVESALAEGNIYVTCTGNCDIITLEHMERMRDQAIVCNIGHFDNEIQMARLEASSAVKTTIKPQVDKYTFPDGHSIFILAEGRLVNLGCATGHPSFVMSNSFTNQCLAQMELWEQDLKVDVYRLPKHLDEEVARLHLDNLGVELTHLTKKQADYIGVPEEGPYKADHYRY